Proteins encoded by one window of Hafnia alvei:
- the cutA gene encoding divalent cation tolerance protein CutA has protein sequence MSETEKPLPDNVTDAIVVLCTAPDEACAQQLASLALSEKLAACVTLLPGASSMYYWEGKLEQEYEVQMILKSERSHQEALLSFLKQHHPYQTPELLVLPVHAGDKDYLSWLNASLR, from the coding sequence ATGTCAGAGACTGAAAAGCCACTACCCGATAACGTTACCGATGCCATCGTTGTGCTGTGTACAGCGCCCGACGAAGCCTGTGCTCAGCAGTTGGCTTCGCTAGCATTGAGTGAAAAACTCGCGGCCTGCGTCACGCTGCTACCCGGCGCATCTTCCATGTACTATTGGGAAGGCAAGCTGGAGCAGGAATACGAAGTCCAGATGATTTTGAAAAGCGAACGCTCACATCAGGAAGCTCTGCTTAGCTTTCTGAAACAGCATCATCCATACCAAACCCCTGAACTTTTAGTTTTACCGGTTCACGCGGGAGATAAAGATTACCTGTCATGGCTCAACGCTTCTTTACGCTAG